The Pirellulales bacterium genomic sequence CTTAGCCAGTGAGCGCGTGATGGCAGTGATGGCTGCCTTAGTGCCGCTGTAAACGGCCGCGTTGGGAGGGGCCAGTGTGACGGCGACCGAACTAAGGTTAATAACGCTGCCGCCGGCGGAGCCGAAATGCTTGACGGCTTCCTGCGTCGTTAATAGAAGCCCCAAGACGTTGAGATCAAACTGCTTGTGAAAGTGCTCGGCAGTGATCTCCTCCAAGGGGGCGAACTCATAGATGCCGGCATTGTTCACGAGGATGTTGAGCTTGTCATATGCCTTTTTGGTCTCGGCGAACAGACGGCGGATGTCGTCGACCTTGGAAACATCGGCCTGCACCGCGACGGCTTTACCGCCCGCCTTCGCGATGCGCTGAACCACCGCCTCGGCGCCCGCGCGGCTTTTCGCGTAATTGACCACGACCGCTGCACCGGCTGCTGCCAACTGTTCGGCAATTGCCGCCCCGATGCCCTTCGAAGCCCCCGTGACCACGGCGACTTGCCCTGCCAGGTTTTTCGACATGACACGACTCCTCCTCTGTTTAGTGGACAATTTCGCGGAGATTCGCCAGCGCAGTTTGTCGGACCGCGGCCAGCGCGCATCCAAAACGTCCAGCAGGAACCTATGCTCGCCGCCTAAAATCAGCAGATAAGGCGGACATTCGCGATGGAGCAAAGTACATGCCTTTGGCTATGGTTTTTCCCGTTCGGAACGAATCGCTACTAGGCGCGTCGGTCGGCCCGACGTTGGCAGACGTCGGCCGGCATCGTCGAGGACAGGAAGCGAGAATGAACTTCCGAAGGCGACCGAAAGGCAACTGGTGATCGCATCGCAGCCAAGAGTTGTTGCATGGCCCGTCCTTTCATCGTTTATTAGAATTGACGCAAGATTACAACCGACTCGATGCTCCGCCGCCGCTCGCCGAAGAGGGGAACGCTCGTGGCGGCGTCAAGGCACGAACCTGAAGGAGACGTTATGACACCTCTCGGCCTCACCGAACAGCAATTTCAAAAGATGAAGAGCCAACCGGGCTTCATTACTGCATTGGATCAAAGCGGCGGCAGCACGCCCGGCGCCCTGGTCCAGTATGGGATCAAAGAGGGCGCCTGGTCCAACGAAGAAGAGATGTACGCGGTCGTGCACCAGATGCGCACGCGCGTCATCACTAGCCCCGCTTTCAATGGCGACCGCATCCTCGCTGCAATCCTGTTCGAGAACACGATGGATCGCGCCATCGAAAACCGGCCGACGGCCGACTATCTCTGGAATGTCAAGCGGGTCGTGCCGTTCTTGAAGGTCGATAAGGGACTCGCAGCCGAGAGCGACGGCGTGCAGCTCATGAAGCCGATTCCGAATCTCGACGCACTTTTGGTCAGGGCCAAAGCGAAGGGAATCTTCGGCACCAAGGAGCGATCGGTCATCAAGCAAGCCAGTCCGTCGGGCGTCAAGAACATCGTCAACCAGCAATTCGAACTGGCTCGCCAGATCCTGGGCGCCAAACTGGTGCCGATCGTCGAGCCGGAAGTCGACGTTCACTGTCCGAAAAAGGCGGAAGCGGAGCGATTGCTCAAGACGTCGATTTTCGAGCAGCTCGACAGAATTCCGTCGGACGGAGTAGTCATGCTCAAGCTGACGCTGCCGGACCAAGACGATTTTTACGCCGAATTCGTCGGCCATCCCAAGGTCCTGCGCGTCGTCGCCCTCTCCGGCGGCTATTCGCGGGCCGAGGCGAACGACATCCTGCGCAGGAATCACGGCATCGTGGCCAGCTTTTCGCGGGCGCTGCTGGAAGGATTGTCGGCACAACATTCGGACGCGGAATTCAACGCCATGCTGGACAAATCGATCGCGAGCATTTATGAGGCGTCAACCGTCAAATAAGATCCGACGGCGCCGGCGATGGCAACGGCCACAGGATTCACGAGCCTGCTGCTGATTACTGACGTTTTAATCGTAGCGGGCTCGGCTTCCAGTCGCCGTTCATGCGGCTGAAATGTCGGCAATCAACATGACGAC encodes the following:
- a CDS encoding fructose bisphosphate aldolase, yielding MTPLGLTEQQFQKMKSQPGFITALDQSGGSTPGALVQYGIKEGAWSNEEEMYAVVHQMRTRVITSPAFNGDRILAAILFENTMDRAIENRPTADYLWNVKRVVPFLKVDKGLAAESDGVQLMKPIPNLDALLVRAKAKGIFGTKERSVIKQASPSGVKNIVNQQFELARQILGAKLVPIVEPEVDVHCPKKAEAERLLKTSIFEQLDRIPSDGVVMLKLTLPDQDDFYAEFVGHPKVLRVVALSGGYSRAEANDILRRNHGIVASFSRALLEGLSAQHSDAEFNAMLDKSIASIYEASTVK
- a CDS encoding glucose 1-dehydrogenase — encoded protein: MSKNLAGQVAVVTGASKGIGAAIAEQLAAAGAAVVVNYAKSRAGAEAVVQRIAKAGGKAVAVQADVSKVDDIRRLFAETKKAYDKLNILVNNAGIYEFAPLEEITAEHFHKQFDLNVLGLLLTTQEAVKHFGSAGGSVINLSSVAVTLAPPNAAVYSGTKAAITAITRSLAKELGPRNIRVNAVGPGVIETEGLHATGISGSDFERQAQAQTPLGRIGQPRDIAPAVAFLASPESSFITGETLYVTGGLR